A stretch of DNA from Vanacampus margaritifer isolate UIUO_Vmar chromosome 1, RoL_Vmar_1.0, whole genome shotgun sequence:
CAAAAAACATAGGCAAGCCGGAATTCCCAGACACGGGTTGGGACCGCATTAAGGATCTCTTTCAGAAAGAGTTAGTGCTTTTGTCTGTGCTTTCTTATTTTGCAGTTTTCCTGTCTCATTTAATGCAATGAAACAATAGAGAAAAAGTTAGTGAACTCCTGTTTATTGTGGATGCATTCAACTGTTGTAGGTGAAAAACTGTGATACAGagagaacttaaaaaaaaaaaaaggttaaaaatgttACCACTCTTACACGCTGCAAAAACATTTCCACATATTGAAATGCACAAATTGTTCCTTAGCACCTGTTTCACTCTCTTGCCGTCAACAAATGAGAGAGTTATCAAACATGTATGCTGTTGTATGCCGTCCTTTAGTGCGAGCCAGAGTTACCCAGAGGAGGTGACCAGCGTGGTGAAAAGTGGGATTGTTGCCTCGATAGCAGGTTTCATCTATGGAGGCCTACCAGCAGGTCGCCACGCTAAGCAGCGGTTCATCCAGATGAGCCAGGCAGAAATCTACAACAGTCGTTTGGAAGCAGTGGTAAGTTAGTGCTGCAAAGATCTGTATCCGGGTTATAATAGTTGGAGATTTTCATTATAGTGTTCTAAATTTAGTTCTTTTGAATGAGTTTTTGGGcagtttatttttgaaaatagattttaaaaaatttataaaaattaaatgctttgtttcagttttttagttttagaaTTAAGACTATTATTAAGACGATTATTTTTAAACCTAAGATGTAGTTGTATGATGAAAAGTATTTCAATCTGCGCCACtcctaaattgtattttttatttatttattttttaataatatttgaagCCCAAAATTACCTTCACACACATTCTGGGACAAACGcaaagaatcttttttttttttaagtagtaccatatttttgggacaataagttgcatttttatgggaaatttattttacaaaaaccaAGAGCAGTAGAGCTTGGACTCCCACCCAAAATCCCCGTTCAAAATCATGTTGATGGTTGGCTTCGAAACAGAACTAAATCAGCTGTGCTGTATGATGAGGATGACATCAATTTGTAAAGTACTGCAAAATCTATTGAATACTTTGCGCAAGCTGCAATTGAGAAGGGAATACACAAAGCTTGAACCAGCACGTAGTGAAAAAGTTCTTCACTTATGTATTTCATCATGTGACCATTGCAAGACAGGTGATtgttgggttattcatttatttattttctgtgtgtTTTGTCAAATCAGCGTTTGGCCCAAAACGCAGCTATCCGAGGTTTCGTGAGATATGGACTTCGGTGGAGCTGGAGAGTTGCtgtatttgtttctttattcaagtaagaacaaaaatatgttcatgTCTGTGTTGAAGACAAACTCATTACTCAATACCTCGTCAGTAGTTGacagatgttttcaaatgtatcaTTCAAAATGATGTGACTCAAAACACATTGTCCTCAATTCTGTATAGTTACACTCTTGTCTGAGCATTCACCCATTCTCCATTTCATCAATCCATCTTGGCAACATCATCACAGCAACTTCGGAGAGGATTGCAACATATGCACTTGATGCTATTGTTGTCTTAATATGTTTCTCTGTCCTGCCTTCAGTTCTGTCAGCACAGGCCTTTCCGTTTACCGTGACAAGAACACCCTCAGCAATTTTGCTGCAACTGGAGGTGAGTTTGTGCATTCAATGTTACCTAATGGTTGTTCATATTGTTAGTGGAGTTAAATCCTTTTGGTTAAACAATTTAGTAATGCCCGTCCTAACACTAGTTTGCTGGAACCACTTACCTTAAATGCAATAAACCCATTATAATCTcaaataacaaccaatcacagctcagcttcagaaaacaggtgagctgtgattggtcgttgcctgagccctgagcaactgtgatgtcatcttcagtcgacagcaagtggcaaaatggccgccccctgagatggataaaaacggctagattttgctgcataacttaTGTTcaacaaatgtgatattaatcacaatgtcatgtttggactagaAAGGTCatatgtaacatattattgtaaagaattgtTTAAGGTTGACGTCCCCTTTAAATCCATAAGAACATGGAGTGTCAGTCAAGGAAGACCTACATTGCTACATAAAGAGAACATAGGAgagaataaagacaaaaaaatggggATATTACATTTTGAAAGTTGGTGCTTACGCCCATTCTTTTGAATGTATGTTGACTGATCGTATGGATTTTTACCACAAGCCTCGCTATTTCATTCACAGGTACATGCGAAGTTATGACTTTGGTTAAGTATtgttaaataacacaaaatgtgtAGTTGTGTACTTACATACTATTGTATTCCTGTCACTTGACATTGGAGGTGGTCAGCTGTGTCTCTGGCTTGTAACccagaaatagattttttgacTGTGTGAAAGCTTCCTTGCAttttgattggctgtcattTGCAACGTCGCCACATTGTGTAACTGCCATTCAAATTTTGAATCACTGCAAAACGAGTGGCCAAGACTCAGTTACTCGTGAAATCTTGTGGCAGAACTCTTCCGCATTGCTCAATGTGCGGCAGCCCATCAAATCTTTCTACCTTTAAAATATAAACGTAGATATGtatcgaatcgtcttttattgtaGCGAATAGAGATATATGCCACATTTGCAGTTCTGATGAGTTCattcatactgtatgtaaaatgacaagaatCTCATTGCATCATACACTCTCAAACGGAGCCATAATGAATCGAATCGTAATTGCACTGAttcaaattgttccactttaaaatcaaACCGTCCTTGTATCAAGATACGTATTGAATTGACTTTTATTGGAGTGATGCACATCCACACAGCCCTTGCCGTGGTCATTGTAGTGTGCGGGTGGCCATAATGTTGTCACTTTgcgcattttatttttcaaaaacgtcctttttgcatttgtgtgattgaaaaactctcaaaagtaaatgtgcgtgtgtgtgtttgtgtgcggcgTGCATGCCGTGTCTAGCTGTGACTGGAGGTCTTTTCCGAATGAACCTGGGCCTGCGAGGCCTGGTGGCAGGCACCATCATCGGAGCAGTGCTCGGGTAAGCGGCCCTTCGTCCTTTTCGTATCCGATCGCGGCTTGCGCGTTGTTTATACTCTCATGTTTGCTGTGCATGTCCACAGAGCTTGAGAGCAATGAGCACTCTGGCAGCCAGCTGCGGCCCTTCCAGCAACCCTCTGTGCCCCAGCTGAGttaccccccccctccccaatccATGTCCCCAACCCTGTGCTGGCTGCCAGAGGCGCTCATGTGCATGGAGTAGTGCTGTGGCTTGGCTAATAGAGCGGAGAGGCCGGCCAAAGCAGCAGCTGCCCCTCTTCTTTCTGCCGTCTTTGCTGTTCCAGCCTCTCCTCTCCGTCAAACGTGGCCTGATGTGGACTAATGCTTCACTTGCGCTCATTTGCCTCATCTTTCCCTGTAGCTTGGCACGCACAAGTAGGATTGTCATTGTATTGTCAACAATTTGATGTCCACTCgtacgtgtgtgtttttgttttttactcccCATTCGAGGGAGGGAGTGGGTAGGGTTTTAACATGGAAACAGCAGTTTTAGACAAAGGGTCAAAACGCAAAGAATATATCGGGAGACCCCATTAACGTTACATTGTCAAAGAGCGGAAGCCATTtccaacactttagattggcaaatgtcaaaataacaCCCACATATTTGGAGTTGGACTaaccaaaaaaatatcaagtttaccaaattgtgtaatttatttgcattaaaaatagCTCACGTTTTTgagtattaatatatatattaggggggcgggggggcaccCTTTTGTTTGTgagaatttacattttttgtctagatttttgggggatttataATGGGCCtcaattatacacagatttttgaTATTTGTAGGCTGGCCTGTTCCCCATCGTTGCAAATAGCGGGGTCCTGTCCACTGTACTTACATTGCAAGGTAATCGCATGAAATGATGCTGGCGAAATGTTGTGAAGTCCactgccaccatctagtggcagattgTCTGGCATTTTATTATAAGTCCAGTTTTTGcttgcaacacaatgcaaaaaaagatGAGGTGTTGGCTCCTAACTAGAAAAACTCAAAATTTGGTGCACTTTTAAGTCAAGGTGCGATTCTACCCATCTTTTGGGGGGGATAATATTGAATAACAAAACTGTTGGTCAGATTTAGGATGTACAGTACTTCCTTGTCTGTTCAACTGGCACCACACTGACATGGCTGCCCCCTCCTCCCTCATTGTGTGCCCGAGTGACCAGCCACCTGGAGATCTTGACGTGCAAAGGCCTGTGGCAGGTGCAGGCAGAGCAGAAGTGAAAGGAGGTTAAGCTATACATCACGCTCTAGATACCGTGTCACATTTGTCCCGTTTGTCAAAACGTGCTGTAGTTGACATTGAATGGACAGGAAAGTTGAATTGGGTCCAATTTATAAACAGTATGGACAATTGATAAGAACTGTGATGACTTGGGTGTTCTTTGTAGGGATGAGCGATTTTGCAAGAACGAGTGTGTAGCTGATCcaagtataaatacattttaggatTCCTACGGGTGCTTTGATCATCAGCATGCAGTCGCTGACAGGAGAAAATGTCCGAGAAAGAAGGCGGCGAGAGCGAAGGGAGATTTATGAGATGAAACTTGCAGAGTGGTGAGTGAAATCTGTCACAAAGATGGCTGTACATTGCCTTGATTTTTGACTTGCATTTGGCGATCACCAGGACGGCACGACTGGAACTGACAGATGAGTTGATCGGCGACCTGAATGTGAGCTCACAGGCAGAGGAGACGGAGCGGGACTTGAAGAGGATCCAGGAGCTCCTCAGTTTACCGCAGAATGATTCGGTGCAGGACTCGAGCAGCCGATGACGGTGCTAAACCTGATAAATGACAGACACTTAAAGTGTGATCTCACAGAACACTGAGGAGaaattcgttttttttacttggaCTTGATCCCTCATCTAGAAATTGGAAAGCTGAACActttacagtggtgccttgagataagttTGATTCATGCTGTGTAcatgctcgtaactcaaaacacttgtagctcaaatcatctttccccattgaaatgaatgtggaAATTACGTCCATTCCAGCCCCCCAAGAAATAAGACCAGTCGTGCAGACATGGACTAGCATGCATTTCTACCCCCATTATAAGCGACTTAGTAAGATGCTGTAATATTAGTcgggtttttttttggagcagAATGAATGTGGAAATTACGTCCATTCCAGCCCCCCAAGAAATAAGACCAGTCGTGCAGACATGGACTAGCATGCATTTCTACCCCCATTATAAGCGACTTAGTAAGATGCTGTAATATTAgtcgggtttttttttgtagcagaaTGAATGTGGAAATTACGTCCATTCCAGCCCCCCAAGAAATAAGACCAGTCGTGCAGACATGGACTAGCATGCATTTCTACCCCCATTATAAGCGACTTAGTAAGATGCTGTAATATTAgtcgggtttttttttgtagcagaaTGAATGTGGAAATTACGTCCATTCCAGCCCCCCAAGAAATAAGACCAGTCGTGCAGACATGGACTAGCATGCATTTCTACCCCCATTATAAGCGACTTAGTAAGATGCTGTAATATTAGTCggggttttttttgtagcagtatgcctgtgagtattgttgtatTTGCTGTCATGTTGTTAATGTGTGGCTCCACTGTATTCAAATATCCACTGGTTAAAGAGCTTTAAAACAGTAAATAtcgatgctaactgttagcattgaaattacattttccattatgttagcgttaagctagtgGGTTGTTCGAAAAGCCAAATAGTTTGGCAAACTATTATTACACTACTTGACAAACTActgcttaatttaaaaaaataagaaaaaaaatcaactaaatAAATACTGCTAATTGTGAAGTGAGTTAACTTGTTTACTGCCACCATGCAACGCTCTTACCGCAAGTTTGCCCTAGCGAATCAAAGCAAAAATTGGTCGGGTGATGCCTTGATCTTGAAAAACTCCTACGTCaggtcaaggcaccactgtataaaTAACATGAGAAGGCACAATAgctggctggcaaccagttgaagGTGCaccaccccgcctactgcccgaagaccgctgggataggctgcagtACCCCCGCGTAAGCGgttctgaaaatggatggcacAATAGCAGCGATAGTGCCTTTTTTATGAAAAGAGGTTTTATACCTGTGGATTGAATATGatcaaaagtaacaaaaaagtgAGCAGGTGCTCACAGTACTGAGGCCCATTCccgcaagtttaaaaaaaaaaaaactaagaagcTATTATCACCAGTGGCAGAAGAAAATAGATAaatctcttctttctt
This window harbors:
- the timmdc1 gene encoding complex I assembly factor TIMMDC1, mitochondrial, whose translation is MHPEQPTAGFTLRRRLAYSAPRGTLSTGPVQGLSQSDRPPRFCLLLPRVHAADVASAQPAQMPSSPSSTCAAPPHPITASALPKNIGKPEFPDTGWDRIKDLFQKDASQSYPEEVTSVVKSGIVASIAGFIYGGLPAGRHAKQRFIQMSQAEIYNSRLEAVRLAQNAAIRGFVRYGLRWSWRVAVFVSLFNSVSTGLSVYRDKNTLSNFAATGAVTGGLFRMNLGLRGLVAGTIIGAVLGIPTGALIISMQSLTGENVRERRRRERREIYEMKLAEWTARLELTDELIGDLNVSSQAEETERDLKRIQELLSLPQNDSVQDSSSR